Proteins found in one Schistocerca serialis cubense isolate TAMUIC-IGC-003099 chromosome 5, iqSchSeri2.2, whole genome shotgun sequence genomic segment:
- the LOC126481793 gene encoding uncharacterized protein LOC126481793 encodes MANNANPALPDGTGKGTIISSLTKEELTTLVTRKTKEMAAVSNKITAPMPTVTETTIELTKAAQSESVTTTVEKATAISHVKTRAAETATSVAPAASSVTIVSASVPIEIAAPTKLTSSAPTTPTISAAQTTVLEVVPSTEALTVTSQTVTSASSPTIAAAPAVTTVLLKSRDLFIYLFYPSFSTNMQSMSSEEL; translated from the coding sequence ATGGCCAATAATGCAAATCCTGCACTTCCAGATGGTACAGGAAAAGGTACAATAATTTCATCTCTCACTAAGGAGGAATTGACAACTTTGGtgacaagaaaaacaaaagaaatggcAGCAGTATCAAACAAAATAACAGCACCAATGCCAACAGTAACAGAAACAACCATAGAGCTAACAAAAGCAGCACAATCAGAATCAGTAACAACAACAGTAGAAAAGGCAACAGCAATATCTCATGTAAAAACAAGAGCTGCCGAAACAGCAACATCTGTAGCACCAGCAGCATCATCAGTGACTATAGTATCAGCATCAGTACCAATAGAAATTGCAGCTCCAACAAAATTAACGTCATCAGCACCAACAACACCAACAATATCTGCAGCACAAACAACAGTATTGGAAGTGGTACCATCAACAGAAGCTTTAACAGTAACATCACAAACTGTAACATCAGCTTCATCACCAACAATAGCAGCAGCTCCAGCAGTAACAACAGTACTACTTAAAAGcagggatttatttatttatttattttatccatctttcagcactaacatgcaatcgatgtcgtcagaagagttatag